Within Lasioglossum baleicum unplaced genomic scaffold, iyLasBale1 scaffold2294, whole genome shotgun sequence, the genomic segment ATAGCAAATCATAAACAGTAATATTATTAAAGGATATGTTAATATAATATCACGTGatggtattaaaaaaaaatgaaataatgaaatattttattaaaacgcTATAGCAAATCATAAACAGTAATATTATTAAAGGATATGTTAATATAATATCACGTgatagtattaaaaaaaaatgaaataatgaaatatttaattaaatcgcTATAGCAAATCATAAACAGTAATATTATTAAAGGATGTGTTAATGTAACATCACGTCAtagcattaaaaaaaataaaataatgaaaaattttattaaaacgcCATAGCAAATCATAAACAGTAATATTATTAAAAGGATCGTAAGAAAATACTACTTATAAATAATTTGCTACAGAGTTAACAATTTATTACATAATAGCGTGATAAATATCTAAAAAGTTACAATTTTTATCATGTCatataattttgtataatatacATCGAAATGTTTGAGCAATCGTGTATAATACAATAGTAAACGATTAACAAATTTTAACGCTCGGTTCGATTTTCTTGTTAGCTAATTCCAGTCTGAGAAattaaacaaacatttttctcataattcttCTGCGTACATGTTTGTTTTACATACTAAAAGCACTGTTATGATAGCACGAGAAATTTCGATcaacattaataataattttttatcaatataaatatagaatcagagtTACAATTgtctataataattaaatacaaGTAATTTAATTAACCAGATGCGAATGCAGACTGGAATcgaaattgtacaattttacgAATCAGTTGAACGCGTATTTCatgaataaacaataaaaaaattgcgtaaTGTAATGGTCGatacattatttttatattgtatctAAGCGTGCAACGTGCATtaaagtttcatttgtaacATTAGTAGAAACATATATGCAAGATCGTTAATTAAAAACGCAGCTGGTCCTTATTACCGTTTCATTATCCCTTCCtctaacaaatttataaatattacgaTGAAACTTTGCTAGTGCTTCTGTTACTTTCGTGAAGAACATATAAAATGTTGGTTTATTATCACATCGAATATTTCAAATGAAAACGCGAACGAAGCTAAAATacggaaaaatttaatttaaacaaataagAATAAATTAGTTTTTAAATCTCAAATAGCGAAAAAAAACCATGAAAATTTACTGTGTTTTTAACCAAGACTCACTTGCATAATTACAATATTCCTTTTTGACGTTTCATAACCTCTTTCCTCTTGTACAAATTATTCCAGttaattttaaagaaagaaTCAGTAAAACTCTTTTCCTTCTGCAAATACCATGAGTATAAAGGGGAAATAGATTTCCAAAAATGACGAAAATGTGATATGTAGACTACATAGAAAAGCAGATGCTCTGAAATCTGCGTTCAATTACATACATCGAAATAAAACGATATAtacctatatatatatgtatttaatgcTAATTGACCAAAGTATTTTTGGCACGTTTCAAATGTGTTCCAGACCATTTTTCTCTTCACTTACCTTCTACATCTAttctaaaaaacaattttaaccaGAATTAGACTATCAATCGTAGAATCAAAGTCACGTGTATTTAAAAACACATTTCACGAATCACGAAATTTATAAccttattacaatatttatcaTACATGATTACAATGAaatatatatcaattatatGAAGCATCAAAAGTTTTCAAaagtttaaaatattatttataaataatattttatcgtaatgaaaatttgctataaatattaatagccatataactaaaaatatttaaaattaaagttcgttccattttatatttttataggaCTAGAAaacaaaatagtattttaaaaaatgtatttatgagTATAAAATTaagtataaaattataatattaaaatgtaaaagaatatatttatagtttgaaaataaaattattaattcgaAAGTAAGTATACCAAGATTAAAATTCGTTCTGAACTCACGAATGATACTATGAAGAAAAATTCACAGACCGATGCAACGTACCATTGTAAGCTACGAAAACAGTTCGTTCTATTTTTATTACGTGTTGCAGCAATAAAAAATAACACGTGACTATGACTGATATCACTACCGAACATGTACATGTATTGTATGCATCGATATAGTTCCGATATAGACCAGATCTAATTACTTAGATAAAGGCTAGAGGTCAATCTAGAAGTTGATTTATATTTTCAGTTAATACTCTGCCTGTAGAATGATTGAAACTAGACACACGATTGATTAGCTGAAATATAAATTAACTCTGATAAACGTGCGAGTCACTGAGTATCACAAGTGTTCTTTTTTCTGAACCATTAGTATTGACTTAGAGGAGTTTCTCATAAAAAGTGATTACATTTAATAGGTAATCGACTTGTTTTAAGTTTGAAGAGAATTGCTTTTTATGGGGATAACTAATAGCTGCATGATTATGAAACTCAGTTACTCCATTCAAGAAAATGCCACACAAACACTCATAGATGTTcctgattttattttgctttgtAAAATGTGGAAGAGGAGAAAActtaaaaagaaaatacaaCAACATTAAGGTAAAAACGTAAGATGTACtaattacattaatttataaGCATAGACtaacaaaaatttgtaattaactTGTGTTAATTCTAAATTATAGAAAACACTaaaacattttcttgaaatgcaCGTAATTGACCAATCAAGATGTATGAAAgtgtgctattttgtttatacCTTACTAAATAACAGACTTTTCACTTACATATATCATAGTAAAATGTAACTAGAACATAGTTTACATAGCTCATTGAATGCACATCTGTGTCTTAaggcaatttcatttttcataccCTAATATATGCAATCTTTGGCTCTGCACATTTCTGTCTTCATTCTTTGTGCCATAAAATATGCTTGCCACTTTTCCTACTCTataaacatatatacatacaataaaatttatgtattacaaacaaaaatttttaaaccataacaagTGTTACTTGTGTATACATAGGTAATTTCTTAAAATGGTACACTACACaaaatttatttactaattataaAGAATAATTTTCAGTTATATATATTTTGAATGTAAGAATAGTTAAACTATTGCTGCAGATGAAATAGTTAACTACATACAGGGTGATTATAGTGAATATAGTTATATATTATTCACTATGTAAaaagtataattttattataattaaatactattaaaaaCTTACTTGTATTTTCTCCTTTCATTTGGGAGCATATTATTATaacgattttaattaattaatataatctgATTAAACAATATATACAATGAACATAAATCCGTAATAAATTACATAAATTTTAATAAGCattgtaaaaattataataataaaatataataaaattttgctTTTAAACATAGATATTATCATGCTGTCACCCAGTATATAAGAATTACAGATATACAGAGTATCCAATATAAATTGACACAGCAACAATTTTGCAAGCAAGTGATTGTGTAACAAACGAATTGATTGTAAAATGACTAAAAACATTCATACATTAAAAaactaatattattatttgaatttttaataaaaaatttaaaaaacatatgttattttattttttttgaatCAGCTTTCTATAAGATTTCTTGTAATGTCAACATAAATTGGATATTTTGTTTATCAAGTTCTTCTACAccctaataaatataaatgaattTGGCACTGTAATTGTGAATTCTATGTAGATGAGTAgttacaaaatattatttaaattttgattttgattattcaaaaacttttcaaatatatacCAAACTTTTagttattttatcaatttactaaattctgtcaaataTACTTAATCCAAATTTTACATAACTGTGTTGTAACTCTAATAAtataactaaaaattgatacatCTCATACCTACATAAAaagagaaataatatttttaaatcttaGTTGTCTCATTAATTTCGATGAACATACAGGCATTGACATACAAGATTGGCCCCCAATAACATACTTACAGAGgaagttaaataaattatttgtcgAAAATACCTGTTGATCCCATGCTATTTATAAACTAATAAAGTTcaggaacaaattattatagtaataataaatCAAACATAAGTATAGTATGTTTATAAAACTAATACATATTAACTATTATGTACAAAGATAtcaaaatacttttaaaaatcattataacatattttacaACTTAGTCTTTTTCAAATGCTTACAGTAAGACATAAATAGTCATTGGAAGATATAGTAATATTAGCTATCATTACAATACAAAACATTATATATGTCAAAATTGCAATGAACTTTTATTAATACTATCAAACTATATATCTTTTCcaaacatataattttgtgtcaCTATCATTAAATCATaagataaattaaataattcaatttaCTTGACGCACTTTGTAATAAAGATATGTTAatacaaataattaaaattgccaAAATATTCATTACTagctattaataaattaattttaaaagatcTGAAAGCTTAAAAAAGCTTATGATTTCATCAAAACAAAGAGAACATTCATTTTTTAgcatatccaatattaattacttcttttgaaattattactgatattaaatattattgaatCTTTTAAATCAACATTGTATGCAACATAGTACATGTAACATTACATTCTCCTAATATAATTAgattaattttaaagatttgtcatttaaaagaatttataaattaatttaattgcaatacaggaaataatttaaaaaataactaAACATTCTAATCTTATTttaactgtggatttttattttgccctaCTATCTTACTGCGTAATAAATTAAAATGTCCATGCACCTGAGATAATTGTGCTTTAAGAGAATCTGAAAGTTGCTTTTGCAACTGCTGAACTTCCAATATTTCTTGTCGAAGATTCTGATAATCTTTTGTAACTTGATGAACACACCGTAATAGACGAAGCACAGAAATCTGTTAaaagcaaaaagaaaaaaagaaaaataaaaacaataatttaaacattaaatttaGTACCTATTAAGCAAATAagttaaattgtaatttttctctAACTAATGATTTTACCATCAATTGAACAACtgacatttaaaaagaaaatataacttTTCGTTTTAATAACGTTTTTtaagtaaattaaatttaatgaaaaacaataaagaaaataattcgTCGTTTTGGAATACAGTTTTAAACAAAACATACCTCACTGTCTGGGTCTTCAAATTCTTTCTCGAAAGCGTCAATTTGCCATGCAATCATATCCAGCTTTCCGTCAGCTTTTTGTACCTATAACATTCAACGTttcatgaaatattattttataattgataCAAAAATAATACTTAGCATTTGAGACATAGAAACTGATCAAGTTCAATGCTTAtaagaaattataaataatacttGAAATGAATAAGCTGGAAATGATTGGTAACTATACTTACGCTTTGTTCGAGATGCATAATAGCAGATTCCATATTGTCTGttataaataacaaattatttCAAACGAAGGAGAGATAACTAACAAACCACTTGTCTGAAGTCGATGGTTAACTTTCTCGCACTAGAATCGATATGCGCTTACTGGAACATTTGAAAAGCAGAGAACGACGGTTACTGTCTTTACTTAAATATTTCATCACTTGGAGGCAGCACCTTCTCGATACTTTACCTATTATCATTAAAACTgttttaccaattgctacaacaaATGTTCACTACAGATTTTGGTCTTCTTGGTAGCAATTTGAAATTCTCCAAAGTTTCAGGTTTTACTCTGTAACGAATCGTATTAATAATTCAGCAACAAAATATATTAgcacttattaaattattaattatacaaaaGGTACCAAAAACAAACGTTTCTCTCAATTGTAGATAGATACCTATGTAATTAAAAAAACTGTGTCGGTAAGTACAATAAGTGGCAGTGTCGCCACACTGTGTAAAGATAAAACGTCATCTGTTGTAAAATTTTGGTatcgtttttaaataaaagtataaaacattttttccttagAATTTATAAACCATATTGCTCTATACAAACAAACTCGGTAATCAAAATATGCAAGGATTAAGCAAAGAGAtataaaaaaacaaaaggaatgtatataatttttattcagtgTGAAGAttgttattaatttcattaaatataaaaatgatagaAAATGATCTTCGCTAAATATATATCAACTTCTAAGAAATAATGTACATGTAATTTCACGTGTCTATATTCACATGTAGAATGCCATCTAGTATACTATGCTTTCAGGCCTTACGTGTCTACGAATGTCACTGTATCGGACAATTTAACCAGCATCGAAGCAGATTTAGAGGAAATATAATTAAGTGTACAATACATTAAGAAATGGCAAGTCAAAATTACCTAAGTGATCCGAAAAATCCGTTTTTCGCTATCGAAGATGATGTTGATGACGAAACATTTCTAAAAAGTGCTCTACCAAGAACTTCAGGTCGAATCACGTACAACTATTATACTAATTTTGATAATGATCTCGAACAAAAGCATCAACAATTATTGCAACAAAAGAAGGAAATAGAAGAACGGACGATACAATCGACGGAAAAATCTATTTCGTTATTAagagattctgaacagattggTGCTGCAACTGCAGAGGTAACTTGAAAAATTTGATTCTATTTGATTGTGataatacataattattatttttttattatatttctcggggtataaaataatattgtaaatTATCTATTTATTCTGATCTATTTATTCtcattaataataatgtaacgTATTCATATGATGCCTGAAAACTTTCCTTTACCTAGTTTTGTCTAATAATTTAGTAggttattttaaatatatgacATAGTTTAGAAAGCCAGAAAACTATattgttaaaattttatatttaagttATTAAGGTATATAATTCTATTAAGGTATAATTAAGgtatataaattcatttttgaatttgtgtaaaatgtatacaaatatcaAATTCTTTCAcgatatagataaaatatatatttttataaaatgcattttattacatttatatgtatatatattatatgtatattaatggtTTTATTTCAGGAACTAATTAGACAGCGAGAACAATTAGAAAGAACAGAAAAAAGGTTGGATGATATTAATAGTACATTAAGGTTTAGTCAGAAACATATCCAAGGAataaaaagtgtgtttggaagtttaaaaaattatcttaGTGGTAAATCAATGGATGCACCAATACCATCAACTATATTATCAGAGTCTTCTAGTTCTGACTCTATGGCATCTCCTGCTTTATCTAATTCTTTAGAACAAGTACAGACTAATATAGCTAATACAAGTCCTGCATTAAAGTTGCATGGCCTAAATGATGAGGTAGAAGGTACGAATTCTTTGAGTAGCAATGTGAATAAAGTACTTGAAAAAAATTTAGATGAAATGAGTGGTTCATTAGCTAGACTAAAAGGTTTAGCAATAGGATTGTCAGAAGAAATAGATTTACAAAACGATTTAATTGATAACATAACAAATAAAGCAGAAAAGACAAATATAATGCTTCAAAAACAAAACAAAGATCTGAACCATTTGctaaaaaaataaaatcttttaaataagatatataaGATAAAATAAAGTACTTagtatattaaatttcatatatcTCAAAGTTGTAAATGAATGTGTAATAAATATTGTCATACTTAGACAGatttgaagaattttatatatgttatttattttgtaagtTTACTTTATATTATATGAAGTATAAATTACAGTAACATAAAAACTCTCATAAGGAaagacaaaaaaaagaaaaaaataatacatttatatacttgtaattattattcaactattagttttatttttactatatatatatatatatatttgatatATAGACTATATATCAAATTAACTTAAATTTTTCAGCGAACTATTTTGAactaaaatttttatgaattttatgtTAAGAATATAATCACTGTCATGTTATATTTAAGTTTATTTTTTAAGCAATGGactaaatattataaaaaatactgtGATAAAAAGTCAGCTCTAATGGATAAGTAATAATTGGTATTTTGTAACAACTTAATATTgttattgaattttattaaaattattgtaaaagtGAACATTGTTATTAGAAACAATGTTTAATGACATTTATATGTAAATTATATAAGAAATATACTCTAAATaagtaattaata encodes:
- the LOC143221354 gene encoding synaptosomal-associated protein 29-like, yielding MASQNYLSDPKNPFFAIEDDVDDETFLKSALPRTSGRITYNYYTNFDNDLEQKHQQLLQQKKEIEERTIQSTEKSISLLRDSEQIGAATAEELIRQREQLERTEKRLDDINSTLRFSQKHIQGIKSVFGSLKNYLSGKSMDAPIPSTILSESSSSDSMASPALSNSLEQVQTNIANTSPALKLHGLNDEVEGTNSLSSNVNKVLEKNLDEMSGSLARLKGLAIGLSEEIDLQNDLIDNITNKAEKTNIMLQKQNKDLNHLLKK
- the LOC143221355 gene encoding uncharacterized protein LOC143221355, which gives rise to MESAIMHLEQSVQKADGKLDMIAWQIDAFEKEFEDPDSEISVLRLLRCVHQVTKDYQNLRQEILEVQQLQKQLSDSLKAQLSQVHGHFNLLRSKIVGQNKNPQLK